CTCCTGGTATGACCATGTTCACCTCTTTAGAAGTTAGTTTTTCAAGAACTGAAATTAAATAATGAATATTAAAAGCAATTTCTAGTTCTTTTTCTTGCTTCGTTACCTCAATTTGGGTTTCAGCTCTACCTCTCTCTGAGTGAGAAAAAATACTAAGCTTGTCTTCTCTAAAAACAAGTTTGACACCTTTAGTTCTCTCATCTACAAATATTGAGGCTTGCTGCAAGCTAGATAAAAAGTCTTCACGATCAATAACAATAGTGTTACTAAAATCAGTTGGCATTACTTGTTTATAGTTTGGAAAATTACCATCGATCAAACGGCTGATAATTTTACTACTAGAGTCAACTAATGAAAAATAATTATCAGATAGGTGTATTTCAGCAATACTTTGTGTGCTTTTATTCAGTAGTTTAGTTAGTTCTAGTACTGCTTTTCTAGGAAGAATCACTGTCTTTTTTTCTTCTAAACTACTTTCTTGATTGACCTCGCCGATTGAGAGTCTGTGCCCATCTGTTGCAACCACTGTTAAAGAGTCTTTATTTAGTTCAAAAAAGAGACCGTTTAAATATGCCCTAATATCCTGATTTCCCATTGAAAAACTAGTGTTTTCAATTAACTTTTTGAGTGTATCTTGCTTAATTTTGATAATACTTGAGTTTTGAGTTTTAGGAAGGGCGGGAAAGTCTAAGTGATTAAAAGTATTTAGTTCAAACGTATTTTTGTTAGCATTTAGATAAACTTTGTTCTCTTCTATTTTAAATTTTATTTGGGTTTTTTCTGGGAGTTTTCTTACAATGTCAATCAAGTCTTTTGCATAAATTGTAAAGGTGACTTCTGAATCACTTATGATTTTATTTGAAGCACTGATTTCTAGTTCCATATCAGTGGTTGTTAGTGTAAGTTTGTTGTCTTTTAATTGAATTAGT
This sequence is a window from Candidatus Pseudothioglobus singularis PS1. Protein-coding genes within it:
- the dnaN gene encoding DNA polymerase III subunit beta, which encodes MNTELSVEELIEPLQTVIGVVEKKQTLPILSHVLIQLKDNKLTLTTTDMELEISASNKIISDSEVTFTIYAKDLIDIVRKLPEKTQIKFKIEENKVYLNANKNTFELNTFNHLDFPALPKTQNSSIIKIKQDTLKKLIENTSFSMGNQDIRAYLNGLFFELNKDSLTVVATDGHRLSIGEVNQESSLEEKKTVILPRKAVLELTKLLNKSTQSIAEIHLSDNYFSLVDSSSKIISRLIDGNFPNYKQVMPTDFSNTIVIDREDFLSSLQQASIFVDERTKGVKLVFREDKLSIFSHSERGRAETQIEVTKQEKELEIAFNIHYLISVLEKLTSKEVNMVIPGGENKSCLLSAVGDESYQYIIMPMRI